The following are encoded together in the Edaphobacter lichenicola genome:
- a CDS encoding methyltransferase domain-containing protein — translation MTRLGTAWSKLRWSLAQRGLAGTMRIALERLQRQDSAVGAEKPPLHPFDQRYGVDTSGLIGGGDLRTGHKNDVFNTAYYGMAPSRFRRVVEDWISDSSHAAISQYSFVDLGCGKGRAMMMASEFSFRQVIGVELNASLAKTAESNLAAWTGAGRAVCPVRILHQDATEFSFPEGPCLLYLFNPFAAPVVERLIERLETEFAGRPGLLDVIYFNPEAGELLEAHVGFRLLWTGTVEMSEEDTAADHVASPEDLCSVYRWVGGVG, via the coding sequence ATGACAAGACTCGGCACAGCATGGTCGAAGCTGCGATGGTCGCTGGCGCAACGCGGACTGGCGGGAACGATGCGGATCGCGCTGGAGCGGCTGCAGCGACAGGACAGCGCTGTGGGCGCGGAAAAGCCGCCGCTGCATCCGTTCGATCAGCGCTACGGCGTCGACACGAGCGGGCTGATCGGCGGTGGCGACCTGCGCACGGGCCATAAGAATGACGTCTTCAATACCGCCTACTACGGCATGGCTCCTTCGCGGTTTCGGCGTGTGGTCGAGGATTGGATCTCCGACTCCAGTCATGCCGCGATCTCTCAGTACAGCTTCGTCGATCTGGGCTGCGGCAAGGGGCGCGCGATGATGATGGCCTCGGAGTTCTCGTTTCGTCAGGTGATCGGCGTGGAGTTGAACGCATCACTGGCCAAGACCGCCGAGTCGAACCTGGCCGCGTGGACCGGCGCAGGGCGGGCGGTGTGTCCGGTGCGGATTCTCCATCAGGACGCGACCGAATTTTCGTTTCCAGAGGGGCCGTGCCTGCTCTATCTCTTCAACCCGTTCGCGGCTCCGGTGGTGGAGCGGCTGATTGAGCGGCTGGAGACTGAGTTTGCAGGCAGGCCAGGGCTGCTGGACGTCATCTACTTCAACCCCGAGGCTGGCGAGTTGCTGGAGGCGCACGTCGGCTTCAGGCTTCTGTGGACCGGGACGGTGGAGATGTCGGAGGAGGACACGGCGGCGGACCACGTGGCCTCGCCGGAGGATCTGTGCAGCGTGTACCGGTGGGTGGGAGGAGTGGGATGA
- a CDS encoding GNAT family N-acetyltransferase yields MISYRDLRFTYVTMLLTSHEAKDSLGSDLDAAHFFVLRGRAAILRIQPVLVQLSALCEQTGAMDYLEYFLTGTDNLKKIPYLVLAEKRPNLDLAELRAEDLKGAVLIYEYKVLGMPSRVFNTSDFNGSRAVIAPPAERTRLSTSVGRYLMACGAQVVMLSYAGEGNETWSQCFDGSVAGDKKRWWTTQTREVGATIVLEKTLDETLASMGKHTRRNLRYYRRKAEAELGCTFEGDVKKNLSKALLNELNQASTHPVSDLVLERRYSTMKALNGLFCVGVKTPDGQWISLLGGRRHHGVSEIDWQMNRSGLERYSVGTMIRSYLIEHEIEIGTSRLFFEGGTPHSMRHAFISEKAVDIVVAKQSLFVSLLRRVAHWSPPRNNFLLQTLVDPALRWELH; encoded by the coding sequence TTGATTAGTTACCGCGATCTTCGGTTCACCTACGTCACTATGCTGCTGACCAGTCATGAAGCCAAAGACTCATTGGGGAGTGACCTGGATGCCGCGCACTTTTTCGTTCTGCGCGGACGGGCGGCGATCCTGCGCATTCAGCCTGTCCTGGTTCAACTGTCTGCGCTCTGCGAACAAACCGGGGCGATGGACTATCTGGAATACTTTCTTACCGGAACTGACAATCTAAAGAAGATCCCCTATCTGGTGCTGGCCGAGAAGCGGCCGAATTTGGATCTGGCGGAACTCCGGGCCGAAGATTTGAAGGGCGCGGTACTGATCTATGAGTACAAAGTACTGGGGATGCCTTCGCGCGTATTTAATACTAGCGACTTCAATGGCAGCCGAGCTGTGATTGCACCGCCTGCGGAACGGACCAGGCTCTCGACGAGTGTGGGTCGCTATTTGATGGCGTGCGGCGCGCAAGTGGTGATGCTGAGCTACGCTGGCGAGGGCAATGAGACCTGGTCGCAGTGCTTCGACGGCTCGGTGGCAGGAGATAAAAAGCGCTGGTGGACCACGCAGACCCGCGAGGTAGGGGCAACCATCGTATTGGAGAAGACTCTCGATGAGACGCTGGCTTCGATGGGCAAACACACGCGCCGCAATCTGAGGTACTACCGCCGCAAGGCCGAAGCAGAGTTGGGATGCACCTTTGAAGGCGATGTTAAAAAAAATCTCAGTAAAGCTTTGCTGAACGAATTGAATCAGGCGTCGACCCATCCTGTCTCCGACCTCGTCCTCGAGAGGCGATACAGCACGATGAAGGCGCTGAATGGACTATTCTGCGTTGGAGTGAAGACGCCGGACGGCCAGTGGATCAGCCTGCTCGGCGGCAGGAGACATCATGGCGTATCCGAGATCGACTGGCAGATGAATCGCAGCGGTCTTGAGAGGTACTCGGTGGGAACAATGATTCGTTCGTACCTGATCGAGCATGAGATTGAGATCGGGACATCCAGACTGTTCTTCGAGGGCGGAACACCCCACTCGATGCGGCACGCGTTCATCTCCGAGAAGGCGGTCGATATTGTAGTGGCGAAACAATCGCTATTTGTCTCGCTGCTGCGCCGGGTGGCCCACTGGTCGCCGCCAAGAAATAACTTTCTGCTGCAGACGCTGGTCGATCCCGCGCTGCGTTGGGAGTTGCACTAG
- the fabG gene encoding 3-oxoacyl-[acyl-carrier-protein] reductase: MSISAGRVALVTGASQGIGRACALELARAGATVALAARNLEKLGDVAAEIAAAGGKAHAFALDVSNEESIKECAKAVIAHFGAVHILVNNAGITRDILALRMKRRDWDDVLTTNLTGAFLMTQAVMSQMVKGRWGRIVNVTSVVGETGQAGQANYAASKAGLIGLTKSLARELASRTITVNAVAPGFIETAMTEVLTAEQKAMNAQFIPLGRVGTDVEVAHAVAFLASEEASYITGHTLDVNGGMFMG, encoded by the coding sequence ATGAGTATTTCGGCAGGACGTGTTGCGTTGGTGACGGGGGCTTCGCAGGGGATTGGGCGCGCGTGTGCGCTGGAGCTGGCGCGGGCGGGGGCGACGGTGGCGCTGGCGGCGAGGAATCTCGAGAAGCTGGGCGACGTTGCGGCGGAGATTGCGGCTGCCGGGGGAAAGGCGCATGCGTTCGCGCTGGATGTTTCGAACGAGGAGTCGATCAAGGAGTGCGCGAAAGCGGTGATCGCCCACTTTGGAGCGGTGCACATTCTGGTGAATAACGCCGGCATCACGCGGGACATCCTGGCGCTGCGGATGAAGCGGAGGGATTGGGACGATGTGCTGACGACCAACCTGACGGGCGCGTTCCTGATGACGCAGGCGGTGATGTCGCAGATGGTGAAGGGCCGCTGGGGGCGGATCGTCAACGTGACTTCAGTGGTGGGAGAGACGGGACAGGCGGGGCAGGCGAACTATGCGGCCTCGAAGGCGGGGCTGATCGGGCTGACCAAGTCGCTGGCCCGGGAGCTGGCGAGCCGGACGATTACGGTGAACGCGGTGGCGCCGGGATTTATCGAGACGGCGATGACCGAGGTTCTGACCGCCGAGCAGAAGGCGATGAATGCGCAGTTCATTCCACTGGGACGAGTTGGAACCGACGTTGAGGTCGCCCATGCGGTTGCGTTCCTCGCATCGGAGGAGGCCAGCTATATCACTGGGCACACGCTGGATGTGAACGGCGGCATGTTCATGGGGTAA
- a CDS encoding YqjF family protein, which yields MLNVLNTVEHRPYELPAGRWRMAQRWNDLLFAHWPIAVDAMARLLPAGLEVDSFDGWAWVGVVPFWMDQVRTRAVGERCVTVPSAGKFCELNLRTYARSRVTGLRGVYFFSLDAASALAVLGARTLFHLPYFLADMRRKTAQDGTIEYRSRRLLTGSIVRFEASYRALGELAGPSVGGTLEHFLTERYCLFAPHGGRMLVGHIHHLPWPLERAEAEIRVNELPAAHGIALPDHAPVLHFARELNVYIWSLLEDRSENLLTGFV from the coding sequence ATGCTGAATGTTTTGAACACCGTGGAACATCGTCCGTATGAGCTGCCTGCAGGGCGTTGGCGCATGGCGCAGCGGTGGAACGACCTGCTGTTCGCGCACTGGCCGATTGCGGTGGACGCGATGGCGCGGCTGCTGCCTGCAGGACTGGAGGTCGACAGCTTCGACGGATGGGCGTGGGTGGGTGTGGTGCCCTTCTGGATGGATCAGGTACGGACGCGGGCGGTGGGCGAGAGATGCGTCACGGTTCCGAGTGCGGGGAAGTTTTGCGAGTTGAATCTGCGGACCTATGCGCGTTCGCGGGTCACTGGGCTGCGCGGCGTATATTTTTTCTCGCTCGATGCGGCGAGTGCGCTGGCTGTGCTGGGTGCGCGGACACTGTTTCATCTGCCGTATTTTCTGGCCGACATGCGACGAAAAACCGCGCAGGATGGAACGATCGAGTATCGCAGCAGACGACTGCTGACGGGGAGCATCGTTCGCTTCGAGGCGAGCTATCGCGCCCTGGGCGAGCTCGCCGGGCCGAGTGTTGGCGGCACGCTGGAACATTTTTTGACGGAGCGCTACTGCCTGTTTGCTCCGCACGGCGGGAGGATGCTGGTGGGACATATTCATCATCTTCCGTGGCCGCTGGAGCGGGCCGAGGCAGAGATTCGCGTGAATGAGCTACCTGCGGCGCATGGTATTGCGCTGCCGGATCACGCACCGGTACTGCACTTCGCACGAGAGCTGAATGTTTACATCTGGTCGCTGCTCGAAGACCGCTCGGAGAACCTGTTGACCGGGTTCGTATAA
- a CDS encoding FAD-dependent thymidylate synthase, with amino-acid sequence MPASQKTDTLDPSPANASAAHPPASETDVYAIHGADPEVLAYAMAKYSRSALTMKESLAEISSQRAEQFLNTFYFAYGHRSIADLAHIPFAIERLSLLAAIELVDEQRWDGQERSTRYQNFRLSGWFTPALAAETPTFTAALERLFATYDKVSAGMLTALKAAIPQPEAMKPEAYERTLKARAFDVARYLLPLATNTSLGQIVNARTLETQVSRLLTSDFAEIRQLGEKLRAAASEPAWNVQHAAGEVLCEEISSLEGSLGERAHEAFLRPVKAAPTLVKYAAPNDYQRETRSELAHAAKLLMGSQPIAPAPVVDLLDGDEPLEVELATSLLYPHCHYPYRQLRHQVAALSANQRGEITALGTKHRGRHDELLRSFSSGHSLRFDILMDIGGFRDMHRHRRCVQLLQPYTDLHGYDEPICPGQPTLAEAGLETLYSEALAATYATYRSLRDSAVPEAAQSAQYLLPLATRCRSLFKMDFAEALYISELRSGVAGHFSYRRVAWEMYKAVAKKHPSLAQYFRIEDVNEPVDLLRR; translated from the coding sequence ATGCCAGCCAGCCAGAAGACAGACACCCTCGATCCCTCCCCCGCAAACGCCTCCGCCGCGCACCCGCCCGCCAGCGAGACCGACGTCTACGCCATCCACGGTGCCGACCCCGAGGTCCTCGCCTACGCCATGGCCAAGTACTCCCGCTCCGCCCTCACCATGAAGGAGTCCCTCGCCGAGATCAGCTCCCAGCGCGCCGAGCAGTTCCTCAACACCTTCTACTTCGCCTACGGCCATCGCTCCATCGCCGACCTCGCCCACATCCCCTTCGCCATCGAGCGCCTCTCCCTGCTCGCCGCCATCGAGCTCGTCGACGAGCAGCGCTGGGACGGCCAGGAGCGCTCCACCCGCTACCAGAACTTCCGCCTCTCCGGCTGGTTCACCCCTGCCCTCGCCGCCGAAACCCCCACCTTCACCGCCGCCCTCGAGCGCCTCTTCGCCACCTACGACAAGGTCAGCGCCGGCATGCTCACCGCTCTCAAGGCCGCCATCCCGCAGCCCGAAGCCATGAAGCCCGAGGCCTACGAGCGCACCCTCAAAGCCCGCGCCTTCGACGTCGCCCGCTATCTCCTGCCGCTTGCGACCAACACCTCGCTGGGCCAGATCGTCAACGCCCGCACCCTCGAAACCCAGGTCTCCCGCCTGCTCACCAGCGACTTCGCCGAGATCCGCCAGCTCGGCGAAAAGCTCCGCGCCGCCGCCTCCGAGCCCGCCTGGAATGTCCAGCACGCCGCCGGCGAGGTTCTCTGCGAAGAGATCTCCTCCCTTGAGGGCAGCCTCGGCGAGCGCGCCCACGAAGCCTTCCTGCGCCCCGTCAAAGCCGCGCCCACGCTGGTCAAATACGCCGCCCCCAACGACTATCAACGCGAAACCCGCAGCGAACTCGCCCACGCCGCGAAGCTCCTCATGGGCAGCCAGCCCATCGCCCCCGCGCCCGTAGTCGATCTCCTCGACGGCGACGAACCCCTCGAGGTCGAGCTCGCCACCTCGCTCCTCTACCCGCACTGCCACTACCCCTACCGCCAGCTTCGCCACCAGGTCGCCGCCCTCAGCGCCAATCAGCGCGGCGAGATCACCGCCCTCGGCACCAAGCATCGCGGCCGCCACGACGAGCTCCTCCGCAGCTTCTCCTCCGGCCACAGCCTCCGCTTCGACATCCTCATGGACATCGGCGGCTTCCGCGACATGCACCGCCATCGCCGCTGCGTCCAGCTCCTCCAGCCCTACACCGACCTCCACGGCTACGACGAGCCCATCTGCCCCGGCCAGCCCACCCTCGCCGAAGCTGGACTCGAAACCCTCTACAGCGAAGCCCTCGCCGCCACCTACGCCACCTACCGCAGCCTGCGCGACTCCGCCGTCCCCGAGGCCGCGCAATCCGCGCAGTACCTCCTCCCCCTGGCCACCCGCTGCCGTTCGCTCTTCAAGATGGACTTCGCCGAAGCCCTCTATATCTCCGAGCTGCGCTCAGGCGTCGCCGGCCACTTCAGCTATCGCCGCGTCGCATGGGAGATGTACAAGGCCGTCGCCAAAAAACACCCCTCCCTCGCCCAGTACTTCCGCATCGAAGACGTCAACGAGCCAGTCGACCTATTGCGCCGTTAG
- a CDS encoding carboxypeptidase-like regulatory domain-containing protein, producing MHRLFCLIVSVCVPIAAAQNSFRSAQPTGTIIGTVTDVNDGTVPGATVALESPSLTAPECVKTGDDGFFKLSHLNPEVPYHVTVSAKGFADWSSPEITLKPGQYMDLTGIRLRIAVAVTVVNAVSPEEIATEQVKEAEKQRILGFIPNFYVVYDHNPAPLTPKLKFRLAYKTSLDPVTFAGSAFIAGIDQAAGTPDYGQGAKGYGQRLGANYANGLTDIFIGGAILPSLLHQDPRYFYQGTGTKKSRSLHALSTPFICRGDNGRLQPNFSSLGGYVASGAISNAYYPASNRGAGQVFSTTFVDIAADMANGFIQEFVLHKFTRHAPQ from the coding sequence ATGCATCGCCTGTTTTGTCTTATTGTCAGTGTGTGCGTCCCCATTGCGGCAGCCCAGAATAGTTTCCGATCCGCGCAACCGACTGGAACCATTATCGGTACGGTGACCGATGTGAATGATGGCACCGTTCCTGGAGCGACCGTCGCTCTTGAGAGCCCTTCGCTCACCGCTCCCGAATGCGTGAAGACGGGCGATGACGGATTCTTCAAACTTTCCCATCTGAATCCGGAGGTACCCTACCATGTCACGGTCAGCGCCAAGGGGTTCGCAGACTGGAGCTCGCCGGAGATCACCCTGAAGCCCGGTCAGTATATGGATCTGACGGGCATTCGGCTCCGCATTGCAGTCGCGGTCACCGTGGTCAACGCCGTTAGCCCCGAGGAGATCGCCACCGAGCAGGTCAAGGAAGCGGAGAAGCAGCGCATCCTGGGATTCATCCCCAACTTCTACGTCGTCTATGACCACAATCCTGCGCCGCTGACGCCGAAGCTGAAGTTCAGACTGGCTTACAAGACCTCGCTTGACCCCGTCACCTTCGCCGGCTCAGCGTTCATCGCCGGCATCGACCAGGCTGCCGGCACACCCGACTACGGCCAGGGCGCGAAGGGTTACGGCCAGCGTCTGGGCGCCAACTACGCCAACGGTTTGACCGACATCTTCATCGGCGGCGCCATCCTGCCCTCCCTCCTTCATCAGGATCCGCGCTACTTCTACCAGGGGACGGGAACGAAGAAGTCGCGCTCGCTGCATGCCCTCTCTACGCCTTTCATCTGCCGGGGAGATAACGGACGCTTGCAGCCGAACTTCTCAAGCCTGGGCGGATATGTGGCCTCGGGCGCTATCTCCAATGCCTACTATCCGGCGTCGAACCGCGGCGCGGGGCAGGTCTTTTCGACCACCTTTGTCGACATCGCAGCCGATATGGCCAACGGCTTTATTCAGGAGTTCGTCCTGCACAAGTTCACCAGGCACGCGCCTCAGTAG